In a genomic window of Sarcophilus harrisii chromosome 4, mSarHar1.11, whole genome shotgun sequence:
- the KCNJ2 gene encoding inward rectifier potassium channel 2 — MGSVRTNRYSIVSSEEDGMKLATMAVANGFGNGKSKVHTRQQCRSRFVKKDGHCNVQFINVGEKGQRYLADIFTTCVDIRWRWMLVIFCLAFVLSWLFFGCVFWLIALLHGDLDAPDNNKACVSQVSSFTAAFLFSIETQTTIGYGFRCVTDECPIAVFMVVFQSIVGCIIDAFIIGAVMAKMAKPKKRNETLVFSHNAVVAMRDGKLCLMWRVGNLRKSHLVEAHVRAQLLKSRITSEGEYIPLDQIDINVGFDSGIDRIFLVSPITIVHEIDEDSPLYDLNKQDMDNADFEIVVILEGMVEATAMTTQCRSSYLANEILWGHRYEPVLFEEKHYYKVDYSRFHKTYEVPNTPLCSARDLAEKKYILSNANSFCYENEVALTSKEEEDSENGVPESTSTDTPPDIDHHNQAGVPLEPRPLRRESEI, encoded by the coding sequence ATGGGCAGTGTACGAACCAACCGCTATAGCATTGTCTCTTCAGAAGAAGATGGCATGAAATTGGCCACCATGGCAGTTGCAAATGGCTTTGGGAATGGGAAGAGTAAAGTCCATACTCGACAACAGTGCCGAAGCCGTTTTGTCAAGAAAGATGGTCACTGCAATGTTCAGTTCATCAATGTGGGTGAGAAAGGACAGAGATATCTGGCAGACATCTTTACCACTTGTGTGGACATACGTTGGCGGTGGATGCTGGTCATCTTCTGCCTGGCTTTTGTTCTCTCATGGCTGTTCTTTGGCTGTGTGTTTTGGTTGATAGCATTACTTCATGGAGATTTGGATGCACCTGATAACAATAAAGCATGTGTATCTCAGGTCAGCAGTTTTACTGctgccttccttttttccattgaaACTCAGACAACAATAGGCTATGGCTTCAGGTGTGTTACGGATGAATGTCCCATTGCAGTTTTCATGGTAGTATTCCAGTCCATTGTGGGCTGCATCATTGATGCTTTTATCATTGGTGCAGTCATGGCTAAGATGGCAAAGCCAAAAAAGAGGAACGAGACTCTTGTCTTCAGCCACAATGCCGTAGTCGCCATGAGGGATGGAAAACTTTGCTTAATGTGGCGTGTGGGAAACCTCCGTAAAAGCCACTTGGTGGAAGCTCACGTGAGAGCACAGCTCCTCAAATCCAGAATTACATCTGAAGGAGAATATATCCCACTTGATCAAATAGACATCAATGTAGGATTCGACAGTGGAATCGACCGTATATTTCTAGTCTCTCCAATTACAATAGTCCATGAAATAGATGAAGATAGTCCTTTGTATGATTTGAATAAACAGGACATGGACAATGCAGACTTTGAAATTGTTGTAATACTAGAAGGGATGGTAGAAGCCACTGCTATGACAACACAATGTCGTAGCTCTTATTTGGCAAATGAAATACTCTGGGGCCATCGCTATGAGCCTGTTCTCTTTGAGGAAAAACACTACTACAAAGTGGACTATTCAAGATTTCACAAAACATATGAAGTGCCCAACACACCTCTTTGTAGTGCTAGAGACTTAGCAGAAAAGAAATACATCCTCTCAAATGCTAATTCCTTTTGCTATGAGAATGAGGTTGCACTCACTAGCAAAGAGGAAGAAGACAGTGAGAATGGTGTTCCTGAGAGCACAAGCACAGACACACCTCCTGACATAGACCATCACAATCAGGCTGGAGTGCCCCTGGAGCCCAGACCACTAAGGCGAGAATCAGAGATATGA